In Lysinibacillus sp. 2017, the DNA window CACAGAAAATGCACATCGATTAAGTAAACTTGCCAAATTGTATAACAAGGAACAACAATTTGTTGAAAACGTAATGCATCGGTATTTTACTAAATGTTTAAATTTGAATGATTCAGCCGCGTTGCTAGAAATTTGTTCGGAATTGGCTATTCCAGAATCTGAAGCAATCGAAGCGATTAACACAGACCGCTTTTCACAATCATTAGCACAGGATCGTTATGATGCTCAACAGCTTCAAATTACAAGTGTACCATTTTTTGTATTTGAAAATCGTTACGGTATAAAAGGTGTAGAGCCGATGGAAGTATTTACAAAGACGTTATTACAGGCAAAAGAAATTGCCACAACAAACTTGCAGGTCATTGAAAGTGATTTAAATTGTGGAGATGGCGGCTGTACAATATAAACAATTTTCATAGAAAAACGATGTATTTTTGATAAACTATTCACATCATTTATAAGGGGATTTTCATGCAAAAGTATATGTATCAATCATTAGGTGACATCAAATCAACAGTACCGCAGCCAATTTATAATGAACAGGGTGAGCATATTCAAAGTGTGCAACGGGTTTATGATAACGGATTGAAAAAGTTGCTCGATAATTATTTTGATAATCGGTATTTTTTGAAATATGAAGTGCTCGATAAAAATGGTCAAGCAATTTTTCAAACAAAGAAAATTTTTCGCCGAGGTAAAGTATGGTTCGAGGCACGAAATCTTGCATCGAATAAAAAATATATTATTAACTATGAAAACTGGCGAATAGGTGTGCCCGAGCTATTCGTTACAGGAAATAATGTTAAAATGAAAATTGATAAAGAGATGGAAGATTGGTCTACATTTATCGTTGATGAACAAGTAATTGCACGTTGGCTTGCTAATTATAATGAACAAAGTAAATTGTTCGATATCACATTGGAACTTTCAGAGGAAGCACCAATTCAAGATATCGCTTATTATATCGCCATTGCACAAGCAACATTATTTATTGGGGTATAGGAGAGAATTAGATGAACGTAGTATTTGTATTAACAGAAACAGCAGAAGAAGTGCTGAAAATGGTATCTCATGACGTTGCAGGATTACTTGCTGCGGTTAAGGGGGAGAGCGTATCTTTCCCATTCGGTACGTATCAATATGACAGCCACACACTCGATCATTATTTAATAGATGGGGTTTACAATCAAGAATTAGTTATTTATTTAAAACCAGAACAAAATAAAAACGAAACAGTTTTTCCAATTTAAAGGAAAAATCCAGCGCCTGTCGAATGTATGAAATAGTACATTTTGGCAGGTGATTTTTTTTGGAGCAAATGAGTTTATTTGACGTACATTCAGAGCAGGTAAAAACCAACTTTCAGCTTTTAGATAAAGTAAAGGTTGTGTTAATTGATGAAGAAATCGATAGTGAAACACATCATTATCGTAAATATTATGAGCCGCATATACTAAATAAAGTTGGCGAAATCACAAATGTTCAAATTAACGACAAAAATGTAGTAACATATGAAGTGGATATATATGGATTGAAGTATTACTTGATGGAGCAAGAATTGATATGGATAGGATAGTATAGTAGCTATGTAAATGTCACATACCGAAAAACCAAATTGTAAAATAATTGTTAATTTTATGTAAATGTCATGATAAGATAGGATTTTAATGATAATAACAATTTGGTGGTGATGGAATGCTCACGATTTTTGGTGGGATTGGTCTATTTTTACTCGGGATGACGATGTTAACAAATGGCCTAAAAGAAATTGCCGGCGATGCATTAAAGCGATGGTTAAATACGTTTACAAAAGGTCGAATTAGTGCGGTGATTTCCGGTGCTGTGATGACGTTACTTGTACAATCATCAACAGCCACAACCCTTCTAACAATTGGTTTTGTTAGTGCAGGGTTATTAACCTTTATGCAATCGATAGGCGTTATTATCGGTGCGAATATAGGTAGTACGAGTACAGGTTGGATTATTTCTTTAATCGGTTTCAAAATTAGTTTACAAACGATGGCATTACCAATTATTGGTATAGGAGTATTTATGTCTCTGATTGCACCTAATGATATTAAGAAGTTTGGAAATGTTTTTGCAGGTTTTGGTCTTTTATTTTTAGGAATTGATATGCTTCAACAAGGAATGGGTTCTGCACAAGATTTAATTTCATTCGAATCGATTCCAGCAGACTCGATTATCTCGATTTTCTTATTAATCGTCATCGGCGTTGTGATGACCGTTATTATGCAAGCATCAAGCGCGGCAATGGCTGCTACATTAGCTGCATTATTTACAGGGGCAATCGATTTTGAACAAGCAGCTTATTTAGTCATCGGGCAAAACATTGGTACAACTGCAACCGCTCTATTTGCATCTATCGGTGCATCGGTTTCTGCAAAACGAACGGCGATGACCCATTTAATGTTCAACCTAATTACCGCCTTAATTGTTACAATGATTTTCTCGTATTTTGTTAAGGCGACAAAATCGATTACTGTTTTTATCTCCGGAGAATTTGATCAGACATTAGGTTTGGCCATTTTCCACACGCTGTTTAGTCTAGTAGGGGCACTTATTTTTATTCCACTTATGAAGCCATTTGCGAATTTACTCATTAAAATGGTACCAGAACGTGAGAATGCCTTAACGCGTAATTTAGATAACAGCTTAGTTGAGATGCCTTCAGTAGCAATTGAAGTGTCATTTAAAACGATGCGTGAGATTATGTTAGAACTAACAAAAACGCAACAAATGTTAATGAATGTGAAAAAAGTAACCGTTGAATACGAAAAGAAAATGTTAGAAATTGAGGAAGCAATTGATAGTACCCGTAAATTTTTAGATGGTATTTTAGTGACTTCAAAAAGAGAACGTTTAAAACTTATTTCAATTTTACATACACTGGATCATTTAATTCGATTAATTAAAGTATTACGTGAGCAGCAAAAAGTAGAGGCCTTATACTTACAAGAAAAACTAATGCTAGAATGGCAAGAAATGTTAACGACAATAGAAGAAAAATTAATTCACGAAGAAAAGATGCTGGATATTTCCATTATTCTTGAGCAAACTTCTCAGCAAATGGCACAGGAACGTCGTGATAAACGAAACCAATATTTTGAGCGCTCTGTATCAAATGAAACACAATTAGATTTAGCGGTTTCGAAAGTAGAGTCATTGCTATGGATTGACCGTTTAGTATACCATTACTGGCGCGCAACGGCTCGAATGGCCGAATATCAAACGGCCAATGACGAGTAAGATAAAGGAGGTGTCCAGAAAGCGATTTCCGGACACCTCCATTTTATTATTTTTTATATTTCTTTTCTGCCTTCATACCAATAATGCGAATGACAATACCAATTAAAATAAATATCCAGCCAATACCGATAAATACATAGTTTAATGTTTGCGTTGTATTTGGAAGTACATTAAAAAGTCCGATAGCAACGACAAGGATGCCTGAAAAGGAAACTAATAATCCTGCAGTTATGATGTTCACTTTATTCACCTCTGAAAAATTCTAACACGCCCAATTAGTGAATACAATGTTAACAGTGGAAATGTGGTAATCTATGAGAAATAATTACTGCATAGGTTTGCCACTATTTTTTCATGAAAATTTCACAAAACAAACGAATATACGTTCTATTTGAAGTAATCAAAGGTGGTTTAAGTAGTTGGTTTTGTGATAAAATAATAAAAAGTGCTTAATCCATAAAAAAGATGCGAAAATATTTTGGAATCGTAGTAATATAGGTAAAGTAATTAATTTTTGATGGAAGTTGGGAAAACAATGCAAAAAAATAAATTTCGTATTCATAGCAATGAATTACTTGAAATTGCACAAAGCCGTTCATTTACAGATAAAGATAATATCGAAGAACGATTTGATGAAGAGGGAAAAATCAAATTAGTTAGTGACCGTGTTAATGCAGATTTAACATTATCTTTAGCTAAAACAGAAGATGGCCTTGCGTATTTAGTGAAATGGGACGACTCTGAAGAAATCTTCAAAGGTTGGAATATGGCATGGGAAGAATTTATTTGGTGCCTTGGCGTAGTTAACAAACCAATCGAAGAAGCTGCCAAAAAAGCGGCTGAAGAAGCAGCACAACGTAAAGCTGAAGAAGCAGCACTTGCAGCAGAAGCAGCAGCACTTGCTGAAGAATCTGCGGAAGAAGTTGAAGCAGAAGTTGAAACAAATGTAGAAGCAGAAGCAGAAGCAGAAGCGGATGTAGAAACAGAAGAAGCTGTTGTAGAAAACACTGAAGAATAATAGTAGCTACTTATATAAATAAGAAATCCGACTCTATGTGTAGATAGAGCCGGATTTTTTAATGTAAATAACAATATAAAAGGGTAGTTTGTGTGGAGTTATTTTTTATTTGGACCGACAATCGCATAACGTTCCCATTTTCGACTACGCCAACGGAAAATAACTAAAATGGCACGAATCCATTCATCGCAAGAAATTGCAAGCCATACACCAACTAGACCTAAATCTAGAACAAATACGAAAATATAACCTAAGGATAAACCAATAAGTATCATGGAAATGAGGCCGATTCGTACTGGATAAGCCGCGTCCCCAGAGGCACGTAAAGAGTTAATAATCGTAATATTAATCGTACGACCTGTTTCAAGGAAAATACTTAATAATAATACACTCGCACCGATTTGAATAATATCTTCGTTATCCGTAAACAACCCCATTAAAGGTTCTCTAAATATCATAACAAGAGCTACCATAACTAACGTAAATACAAGCGCAGATTTGACACTAAACCAAACCGTTTTATACGCGCGATCTTTATCTCCAGACCCCACATAGCGACCTACTAAAATTGCTGTACCTGAACCAATTGCCATTGCAAATAAATACGTAAACATCGAAATATTAACGGCATATTGACGAGCGGACAGCGCTTCTGCACCGATATAGGTCACATAGTAGAGTAAAACAATTTGACTTGTTTGATATAGCACTTGCTCTAATGCTGAAGGAATACCGATTTTTAGAATTTTACCGATATACTCTTTTGAAAAACGGTAATAATCAGAAATTACAATGCGTACTTCTAATGCTTGATATAGTAACCAGAAGAAAACAACAGCCGCTAAAATACGACTGATCACTGAAGATATTGCAGCTCCTTCAACACCCAGTTCGGGAGCACCAAACTTACCGAAGATTAAAATGTAGTTTAAAATAACGTGTACTACATTCATACCAAGAGATACGAACATCGTTTGCTTCGTCCAGCCCTGTACGCGGATTACTGAGGAAAGAGATGTAATGAGCGCTTGTACAAAAATAAACCCACCCACAATGGCTAAGTAACTTTGCGCTGCTTCCAAAACAGCACCTTGTAAATTCATCATTTTCATGATTTTATCTGAAAATAACATAAACAAGCCACTATTTACAAAACCGATAATGACGTTTAATGTAACCGATAGTGCCGCAATTTTTGATGCTTCTGCCACGAGTCGTGAGCCTAAATATTGTGAAACAACGATCGATGCACCTGTTCCAATTACACCTAATAATAAAATTGCAATTTGTATGTATTGGTTTGCAGTTCCTACACCAGCAACAGCGTCATCTGAAACAGCACTTAACATAAATGTATCAGCTAACCCCATGAGCATAAATAAAAATAGCTCTAAAAATAAGGGCCAAGTTAATTTAAATAAACTTAATTCCTTTGTCTTTTTTTCCAATGCGTTCACTCTTTCATGTAATTTCATAAAACATTACGTATCGTACCATAAAAAGGAAGCCTTAGATAGTCCGAATTACGGAGTACTTTTATAAATTACTGCCTATTTATAAGCAAATTGGAATTAAAAAGTAGATAGTTGAAAGAATTCTGTTATTAGTAATATTAAAACGACAAGAATCGACGTTTCGTAATCAAACTGTAACATTCGAAACATACTACTGTCATACAATTGAAATATGAATTCGGTATGCTTAAATAGTTGAATCAAAAAGATTTTTCGCGAAACCAATTATTGGAGGGAAATATTCAAGTATGATCAAAAAATTATTATCACTTACCGCAGTAGTGATTATGAGTTCACTTATTTTTGCTAACACATCATTCGCGGCCACTACATATACAGTTAAATCAGGGGATACCTTAACTAAAATATCGAAAAATTACAATACAACTGTAAAAGCTATTATGTCTGCAAACAATTTAAAGTCTAGTCAAATTAAAGTTAAACAAGTGCTTTCAATTCCATCTAAAGGTCAAACAAGCACGGCTAAGAAACAAACTGTTTCAGCAACAGATCCTTCAAATGTGAAGAAAACAATTAAGATGTCAGCAACAGCGTTCACGGCTACTTGCAAAGGATGCACAGGCTATACAAAAATAGGTATTAATTTAAGAAAAAATCCAACAGTAAAATTAATTGCAGTGGATCCAAAAATTATTCCACTTGGCTCGAAAGTTTGGGTTGAAGGATATGGCATTGCGATTGCAGGAGATACTGGTGGCTCTATTAAAGGGAATAAAATTGATGTATTTCTAAGTAATAAAGCAACAGCAAACAAATGGGGCCGCAAAACAGTAACGGTTAAAGTTTTAAAATCATAGAAAATGAGTAGTAACCTATTGATGGGGTGTTTCAAATTTCATCAATAGGTTTTTCTTTTGGGCAATTTCGTGATTATAGGTTTATAAACCACGTGAAAAATGCGAATTCATGTAAATATTTGTTTCATCGTGATT includes these proteins:
- a CDS encoding 3D domain-containing protein, with the protein product MIKKLLSLTAVVIMSSLIFANTSFAATTYTVKSGDTLTKISKNYNTTVKAIMSANNLKSSQIKVKQVLSIPSKGQTSTAKKQTVSATDPSNVKKTIKMSATAFTATCKGCTGYTKIGINLRKNPTVKLIAVDPKIIPLGSKVWVEGYGIAIAGDTGGSIKGNKIDVFLSNKATANKWGRKTVTVKVLKS
- a CDS encoding DsbA family protein produces the protein MKIEIFSDFACPFCYIAKTRLYEAIEQLHLQDEVTIEYKAYSLNPSASKTEVIPYKKAMLELKGLSQNKLDEVTESIQTHASEVGLTFDFDNIILANTENAHRLSKLAKLYNKEQQFVENVMHRYFTKCLNLNDSAALLEICSELAIPESEAIEAINTDRFSQSLAQDRYDAQQLQITSVPFFVFENRYGIKGVEPMEVFTKTLLQAKEIATTNLQVIESDLNCGDGGCTI
- a CDS encoding homoserine dehydrogenase is translated as MQKNKFRIHSNELLEIAQSRSFTDKDNIEERFDEEGKIKLVSDRVNADLTLSLAKTEDGLAYLVKWDDSEEIFKGWNMAWEEFIWCLGVVNKPIEEAAKKAAEEAAQRKAEEAALAAEAAALAEESAEEVEAEVETNVEAEAEAEADVETEEAVVENTEE
- a CDS encoding MATE family efflux transporter, translating into MEKKTKELSLFKLTWPLFLELFLFMLMGLADTFMLSAVSDDAVAGVGTANQYIQIAILLLGVIGTGASIVVSQYLGSRLVAEASKIAALSVTLNVIIGFVNSGLFMLFSDKIMKMMNLQGAVLEAAQSYLAIVGGFIFVQALITSLSSVIRVQGWTKQTMFVSLGMNVVHVILNYILIFGKFGAPELGVEGAAISSVISRILAAVVFFWLLYQALEVRIVISDYYRFSKEYIGKILKIGIPSALEQVLYQTSQIVLLYYVTYIGAEALSARQYAVNISMFTYLFAMAIGSGTAILVGRYVGSGDKDRAYKTVWFSVKSALVFTLVMVALVMIFREPLMGLFTDNEDIIQIGASVLLLSIFLETGRTINITIINSLRASGDAAYPVRIGLISMILIGLSLGYIFVFVLDLGLVGVWLAISCDEWIRAILVIFRWRSRKWERYAIVGPNKK
- a CDS encoding Na/Pi cotransporter family protein codes for the protein MLTIFGGIGLFLLGMTMLTNGLKEIAGDALKRWLNTFTKGRISAVISGAVMTLLVQSSTATTLLTIGFVSAGLLTFMQSIGVIIGANIGSTSTGWIISLIGFKISLQTMALPIIGIGVFMSLIAPNDIKKFGNVFAGFGLLFLGIDMLQQGMGSAQDLISFESIPADSIISIFLLIVIGVVMTVIMQASSAAMAATLAALFTGAIDFEQAAYLVIGQNIGTTATALFASIGASVSAKRTAMTHLMFNLITALIVTMIFSYFVKATKSITVFISGEFDQTLGLAIFHTLFSLVGALIFIPLMKPFANLLIKMVPERENALTRNLDNSLVEMPSVAIEVSFKTMREIMLELTKTQQMLMNVKKVTVEYEKKMLEIEEAIDSTRKFLDGILVTSKRERLKLISILHTLDHLIRLIKVLREQQKVEALYLQEKLMLEWQEMLTTIEEKLIHEEKMLDISIILEQTSQQMAQERRDKRNQYFERSVSNETQLDLAVSKVESLLWIDRLVYHYWRATARMAEYQTANDE
- a CDS encoding peptide ABC transporter ATPase translates to MQKYMYQSLGDIKSTVPQPIYNEQGEHIQSVQRVYDNGLKKLLDNYFDNRYFLKYEVLDKNGQAIFQTKKIFRRGKVWFEARNLASNKKYIINYENWRIGVPELFVTGNNVKMKIDKEMEDWSTFIVDEQVIARWLANYNEQSKLFDITLELSEEAPIQDIAYYIAIAQATLFIGV
- a CDS encoding thymidylate synthase → MNVVFVLTETAEEVLKMVSHDVAGLLAAVKGESVSFPFGTYQYDSHTLDHYLIDGVYNQELVIYLKPEQNKNETVFPI